One Tunturibacter gelidoferens genomic region harbors:
- a CDS encoding PSD1 and planctomycete cytochrome C domain-containing protein, with the protein MHGQEKTLNKVSDKTIAPTPSEEDNTQFFTQKVRPVLAQNCYKCHTSEGAGGLHLDSHAGVLKGGESGPSIVPGDPEKSLLIEAIRQTGDLKMPPKGDKLPDGDIANIVEWVRRGGVWDSAEPTKPVVALLTAAQVKSTPGDDFFENKVRPVLATQCGSCHQERTSGGLSLSSREALLKGGDSGPAIVAGDPEKSLLLTAVHQTGSLKMPKGGKLSAGDIETLAEWVKMGAPWPKTTAPVRIAGKQITPDMRKFWSFQPLKDYPVPVIKDPALRSWAKTDIDRFVLAKLEEKGLKPAPMADKRTLIRRATLDLTGLPPTPEEIVAFEKDPSPDAYAKVVDRLLASPRYGERWGRHWLDVARYADDDIRGLDPRGRGYMPFDGAWVYRDWVIKAVNDDVPYDRFVKMQLAGDLLSKQPTPDDLKATGFLGGAPWIWDQAEPIQGRADERNERIDAVTRGFLGLTVACARCHDHKYDPILAKDYYALGGIFASSTYKEYNFVPESEVDFWREKFKEANDKDKAAQDYTKTVSSELAKALAAQTSAYMVASWQVAGKPKKKIEEAADAARLDPELLDRWVKFLAKKPTFYPYLKDWQLMIAQGGTEDQAKFLGDSFQQRILDLLIENKAVEDENDKIKAKAGVPTEREKDVKPSDFDTYDQFCPGCTLELKVMTPEKANLYEDLFMRQLGTGVFDERGEPGLFVFRGWDLIRRLGPAEQAYLSTLQTERSHGGYVKSVGQIYPFAHGMADKPQAVSIAVDLRGNPHSHGDIAPRAFLTVLGSPDKKPYTEGSGRLQLADDIVASPIASRVWMNRVWKWHFGTGIVNTADNFGAVGDPPSDPELLDYLAIQFQKNGMSLKKLQRMIMLSAVYQQSSKETPEEHVADPLNRFYSHFSLQRLDAEQLRDSVLFVAGDLDTKESSGPSTELGIDNHRRTVYAKVSRFRIDPFLQAFDFPNPTFTAEQRFSTNVPVQRLYFMNNSFIYAQAGKLAERVYDRGDDTARINEVYRLLFGRAPTPAELQAGLDFLKNTPEKPGYLVNQEPLTAWKQYSRVLFNSNEFEFLN; encoded by the coding sequence AACGCCCTCAGAAGAAGACAATACGCAGTTCTTCACACAAAAGGTGCGCCCTGTGCTGGCGCAGAATTGCTATAAGTGCCATACCTCCGAGGGTGCCGGTGGGCTACATCTCGACTCACATGCGGGGGTGTTGAAGGGCGGCGAATCTGGTCCTTCCATCGTTCCGGGAGACCCCGAAAAAAGCCTTCTGATTGAAGCGATCCGTCAGACCGGGGATCTCAAGATGCCTCCGAAGGGTGACAAGCTGCCTGACGGCGATATCGCGAATATCGTTGAGTGGGTTCGACGTGGTGGCGTTTGGGACAGCGCAGAACCAACGAAGCCGGTTGTTGCCCTGCTCACCGCGGCCCAGGTGAAGAGCACTCCCGGCGATGATTTCTTCGAGAACAAAGTGCGTCCCGTGCTTGCGACGCAGTGCGGATCCTGCCACCAGGAGCGCACCTCCGGCGGACTTAGTCTGTCGTCACGCGAGGCGCTCCTCAAAGGAGGAGACTCAGGCCCGGCGATTGTGGCCGGCGATCCTGAGAAGAGCCTTCTGCTTACGGCAGTTCACCAGACCGGTTCGCTCAAGATGCCGAAAGGCGGCAAGCTCTCAGCCGGAGATATCGAGACACTTGCGGAGTGGGTCAAGATGGGCGCGCCATGGCCCAAGACCACAGCTCCGGTTCGTATAGCCGGTAAGCAGATCACTCCCGACATGCGCAAGTTCTGGTCATTCCAACCGCTGAAGGACTATCCCGTACCTGTGATCAAAGATCCAGCGCTTAGGTCGTGGGCAAAGACGGACATCGACCGCTTCGTGTTGGCCAAACTCGAAGAAAAGGGGCTCAAACCTGCCCCCATGGCGGATAAACGAACACTCATTCGCCGCGCTACTTTAGATTTGACCGGCCTGCCACCTACCCCTGAAGAGATTGTGGCGTTTGAAAAGGACCCTTCTCCCGACGCCTACGCCAAGGTCGTTGACCGTCTGCTTGCTTCTCCTCGTTATGGCGAACGATGGGGCCGCCACTGGCTCGACGTCGCCAGATATGCGGATGACGACATTCGCGGCCTCGATCCGCGTGGCCGGGGCTACATGCCGTTCGATGGTGCTTGGGTCTACCGCGACTGGGTGATCAAAGCAGTCAATGATGACGTCCCATACGACCGGTTTGTAAAGATGCAGCTCGCGGGAGATCTGCTGTCCAAGCAGCCCACGCCAGATGACTTGAAGGCGACAGGCTTCCTCGGCGGCGCGCCGTGGATCTGGGATCAGGCCGAGCCGATTCAGGGTCGTGCTGACGAACGTAACGAGCGCATCGACGCCGTTACACGAGGCTTCCTTGGTCTGACCGTTGCGTGCGCTCGTTGTCACGACCACAAATACGACCCAATCCTTGCCAAGGACTACTACGCGCTCGGAGGAATCTTCGCGAGCTCTACTTATAAGGAGTACAACTTCGTTCCTGAGTCCGAGGTCGATTTCTGGCGCGAGAAGTTTAAGGAAGCAAACGATAAGGACAAAGCGGCCCAGGACTATACGAAGACTGTCAGCTCGGAACTCGCCAAGGCACTCGCGGCTCAGACCTCTGCGTACATGGTCGCTTCGTGGCAGGTGGCAGGAAAGCCCAAGAAAAAGATCGAGGAGGCTGCGGATGCGGCGCGTCTGGATCCTGAGTTGCTTGATCGTTGGGTCAAGTTCCTGGCGAAGAAGCCAACGTTCTATCCTTACCTCAAAGACTGGCAGCTGATGATCGCCCAGGGCGGCACGGAAGACCAGGCCAAGTTTCTTGGAGACTCCTTCCAGCAGCGCATCCTCGATCTCCTGATCGAGAACAAAGCGGTTGAAGACGAGAATGACAAGATCAAGGCCAAAGCCGGGGTTCCGACCGAACGCGAAAAGGATGTTAAGCCCTCGGACTTTGATACCTACGATCAGTTCTGCCCAGGGTGCACGCTTGAGCTCAAGGTAATGACGCCGGAGAAGGCGAACCTCTACGAAGACCTCTTCATGCGCCAGTTAGGCACAGGAGTCTTCGACGAGCGCGGTGAGCCAGGCCTCTTCGTCTTTCGCGGATGGGATCTGATCCGTCGCCTCGGACCAGCCGAACAAGCTTATTTGTCCACGCTCCAGACTGAGCGGAGCCATGGCGGTTATGTGAAGTCGGTCGGTCAGATTTACCCCTTTGCGCATGGTATGGCCGACAAACCCCAGGCTGTGAGTATTGCTGTGGACCTTCGTGGAAACCCGCACTCGCACGGTGATATTGCGCCTCGCGCCTTCCTCACCGTGCTTGGCTCGCCCGACAAGAAGCCGTACACAGAAGGCAGCGGCCGGCTGCAATTGGCAGACGATATCGTCGCGAGTCCGATCGCCTCGCGGGTTTGGATGAACCGCGTTTGGAAGTGGCACTTCGGCACAGGCATCGTCAACACAGCCGACAACTTCGGCGCGGTTGGCGATCCACCGTCTGATCCAGAACTCCTTGACTATCTCGCGATTCAGTTTCAGAAGAATGGCATGTCGCTTAAGAAGCTTCAACGCATGATCATGCTCTCGGCCGTGTATCAGCAGAGCAGCAAAGAGACACCGGAGGAGCATGTCGCGGACCCTCTCAACCGCTTCTACTCTCATTTTTCTCTGCAGCGTCTCGACGCCGAACAGCTTCGTGATTCCGTACTCTTCGTCGCTGGCGACCTAGACACTAAGGAGTCGAGTGGGCCTTCGACGGAGCTAGGCATCGATAACCATCGGCGCACTGTATACGCCAAGGTGAGCCGTTTCCGTATCGATCCTTTCCTGCAGGCCTTTGATTTTCCCAACCCCACGTTTACTGCAGAGCAGCGCTTCTCTACCAACGTCCCGGTGCAGCGTCTTTACTTTATGAATAACTCCTTCATCTACGCGCAAGCTGGAAAGCTGGCCGAGCGTGTCTACGACAGGGGAGACGACACTGCACGCATTAATGAGGTCTATCGCTTGCTCTTCGGACGAGCACCAACGCCGGCAGAACTGCAGGCGGGACTTGATTTCTTGAAGAACACTCCGGAGAAGCCCGGCTACCTTGTGAATCAAGAACCACTTACCGCGTGGAAGCAATACTCGCGTGTACTCTTCAACTCGAACGAATTTGAATTTTTGAATTAG